The nucleotide sequence CAAGAATCTGTTGCTATTTTGACAGCTTCTAGGGATACGCGCGCAAAGCTGTCAAGAATCCGATGTTATTATGACAGCTTTTCAGGATTTGCGGCCAAAGCTGTCAAGAATCCGATGTTATTATGACAGCTTCTCGGGATACGCGGCCAATGCTGTCAAGAATCCGATGTTATTATGACAGCTTTTCAGGAAATGAAGTCAAAGCTGTCAAGATTCTGTTGTTATTGTGACAGCTTTTCAGGATACGAGGCCAAAGCTGTCAAGATTCTGTTGTTATTATGACAGCTTTTCAGGAAATGAAGTCAAAGCTGTCAAGATTCTGTTGTTATTGTGACAGCTTTTCAGGATACGAGGCCAAAGCTGTCAAGAATCCGATGTTATCTTGACAGCTTTTCAGGATGCGGAGACAAAGCTGTCAGGAATCTGTTGCTATTTTGACAGCTTCTCAGGATACGCGCCCAAAGCTGTCAAGATTCTGTTGTTATTGTGACAGCTTTTCAGGATACGAGGCCAAAGCTGTCAAGAATCCGCTTGTATTGAGACAGGTTTTGGGAATAAAGGTCTAAAGTTGTCAATAATATCGCGTAATTCAGACAGCTTTTCGGCGGAAAGATAGAAGTTGTCAAGAACCGCTCAACTGACATTCTAGCTGTAAAGCGGTTTAGGAACCAAATGAACGATATATGTGCCCGATTACTCAGGACTCCCATAAAAGAGGTTAACAATAGGGGTTATTGGTGCCAGAAAACAATGTAAACCAAAACCTCGGTGCCTCAAACCATGATGCTATTTTCAATCACACTGAGAAAGTGCGAAGTCGGCATAATAAGAAACTGGCTCAAATCATATTGAGCCAGCCTCTTAGAATATGAACCTATTAATTTACTCCTACAGCATCAAAGGCTTTATTGACAGCATTCACTTCCGCAGAAGCTGCCCCATAAAGGTCTGTTGCGGCTTGGACCAGTCCTGCCCGTGCCTGGCTGAAGTTCGTTGAAGAAGTGAAATACACAGTATTTGCTCGGTAGAAAATCGCGCCCATTTTCTCTGTTCCAACACCTGTGACCGCTACTCCATAATGTGTTCCACCTTGACTTAGAAGGTAGGCAGCTTTATTGATGATTCCGCTGTTAATATGAACCCCGCCATTGTCTGAAGTGCCGGTGTAACGCTTAGAGTAGTGGTCCGGGTCACCGTATTTAGTAGGATCGCTCATTGAACGTAGAGCATCACCTGCCGTATTTGGTGTGTAAATGTCTTCACCAATTTCAAAATCAGGGTTGTTATTGTCATGGAATTCAGCAAGTGTTCCGAAGATATCGGAAATCGCTTCGTTCAAAGCACCTGATTCATACTGATAAACAAGGTCAGAACTGAAATCCGTCACAGCGTGAGTCAGTTCATGTGCCACAACATCAAGACCACCTGAAAGCGGGATGAAGGTAGTGCCATCTCCATCACCGTATACCATTTGCTGGCCATTCCAGAATGCGTTGTTATAATTTCTGCCGTAGTGGACAGTGGACTTCAGCGCAGCGCCCTTGTTGTCGTATGAATTGCGGCCAAAAGTGTTTTTATAGTAATCATAAGTAAGACCTGCATAGTAGTGAGCATCTACTGCTGCACCGTCATAAACTGCATTCAGGTTATTATCAGCATCCACCCAAAGGGAACCAGGCGTTCGTTGCCTATTTTTTGCATCATAAGTGAAAACACCATTTCCGCGTGTATTGTCCTGTAAATAATAGGAGCCATTTGAAAGAAGGGTGTTCAATGTCTTCGTGTCGCCAAGAACTCCGACACCAGAACCAACAGTGTCACTGCCATTCAAAGAAGGATTGTTTTTACCAGCGGTGTCGATCGCATTGTATTTATTGATGAGTTCACCTGTTACAGCATTGACAAAGTATTGGTAA is from Mesobacillus boroniphilus and encodes:
- a CDS encoding M4 family metallopeptidase, translating into MKKKVVSLSLTASLALSGLVAATGFAAPSADSPSKKFTKSHGSHEFVAGKLTNPSEKAAKDVVLGYLKASKGKYNLGPNDSFVVKSQEADKLGGDVVRLQQVYNGVPVWGATQAARVDESGVLKVFSGTVSKGLDSKLEKTANRKSQRDAIAAAEADLGYKPDYEVTPSAELVVYPGEDQAVYAYHVTLNFLSPEPGNYQYFVNAVTGELINKYNAIDTAGKNNPSLNGSDTVGSGVGVLGDTKTLNTLLSNGSYYLQDNTRGNGVFTYDAKNRQRTPGSLWVDADNNLNAVYDGAAVDAHYYAGLTYDYYKNTFGRNSYDNKGAALKSTVHYGRNYNNAFWNGQQMVYGDGDGTTFIPLSGGLDVVAHELTHAVTDFSSDLVYQYESGALNEAISDIFGTLAEFHDNNNPDFEIGEDIYTPNTAGDALRSMSDPTKYGDPDHYSKRYTGTSDNGGVHINSGIINKAAYLLSQGGTHYGVAVTGVGTEKMGAIFYRANTVYFTSSTNFSQARAGLVQAATDLYGAASAEVNAVNKAFDAVGVN